The Eubacteriaceae bacterium Marseille-Q4139 genome has a window encoding:
- the leuA gene encoding 2-isopropylmalate synthase has product MKNVKRYQRVPVVAYPEREWPNKEIEKAPIWCSVDLRDGNQALVEPMVVEEKVEMFNLLVKLGFKEIEIGFPAASQIEFDFLRQLVDRKLIPDDVTVQVLTQCRDHLLQRTFEAIRGIPRAVVHIYNSTSTLQRDVVFHMDREEIKQIALDGVAMVKKYMTEYDGEVILEYSPESFTGTELDFALDICNAVQRAWGPTPEKKMIINLPSTVEMTTPNVYADQIEWMNKHLENRESIVLSVHPHNDRGTGVAATELALLAGADRVEGTLFGNGERTGNVDVLTLAYNMYSQGIDPNLELGDVKQIAEIYERCTKMQIDPRHPYAGKLVFTAFSGSHQDAINKGMQALMERQSRVWQVPYLPIDPSDIGREYEPVVRINSQSGKGGVAFVMDTYYGFKLPRGMHKEFADIIQKIAEAQGEVSPDQIMAEFKENYIDRKEPYHFRKCKLTDHEYGSEFTTVAVVTYTDHGVEKQFEGVGNGPIDAVQRGLEEELGINIKVLDYSEHALTSGSGAQAASYIHVMDQKDGRVTYGVGISSNITRASLRGIFSAVNRLFGE; this is encoded by the coding sequence ATGAAAAATGTAAAGAGATATCAGAGAGTCCCGGTGGTTGCGTACCCGGAGAGAGAATGGCCAAATAAGGAAATTGAGAAAGCACCTATCTGGTGCAGCGTGGACTTGCGGGACGGCAACCAGGCTCTTGTGGAGCCGATGGTGGTTGAGGAAAAGGTGGAGATGTTCAATCTCCTTGTAAAGCTTGGATTTAAGGAGATTGAGATCGGTTTCCCGGCCGCTTCCCAGATTGAGTTTGATTTTTTAAGACAGCTTGTGGACAGAAAGCTGATTCCTGATGATGTGACGGTTCAGGTTCTGACCCAGTGCAGGGATCACCTGCTTCAGAGGACATTTGAGGCGATCCGCGGCATCCCGCGGGCCGTTGTACATATTTATAATTCCACCTCAACGCTCCAGAGGGACGTGGTGTTCCATATGGACAGGGAGGAAATCAAGCAGATTGCCTTAGACGGCGTTGCCATGGTGAAAAAGTACATGACGGAGTATGACGGCGAGGTCATTTTGGAGTATTCGCCGGAGAGCTTTACGGGAACGGAGTTAGACTTTGCCCTTGATATCTGCAATGCGGTTCAGCGCGCATGGGGCCCGACGCCGGAAAAGAAGATGATTATCAACCTGCCGTCCACGGTGGAGATGACGACGCCCAACGTGTACGCAGATCAGATTGAATGGATGAACAAGCACCTGGAAAACAGGGAGAGCATCGTTTTAAGCGTCCATCCCCACAATGACCGTGGAACCGGCGTTGCGGCGACGGAACTGGCGCTTCTTGCCGGCGCTGACCGCGTCGAGGGAACGCTTTTCGGAAACGGCGAGCGGACAGGAAACGTGGACGTGCTGACGTTAGCCTACAATATGTATTCCCAGGGCATCGACCCGAACCTGGAGCTTGGCGACGTGAAGCAGATTGCAGAGATCTATGAGCGGTGCACGAAGATGCAGATTGACCCGCGCCATCCCTATGCAGGAAAGCTGGTATTTACGGCGTTCTCCGGCTCCCATCAGGATGCCATCAACAAGGGCATGCAGGCGCTTATGGAGCGCCAGAGCCGGGTATGGCAGGTTCCGTATCTGCCCATCGACCCGTCGGATATCGGCCGCGAGTACGAGCCGGTTGTGCGGATCAACAGCCAGTCCGGAAAGGGCGGCGTGGCTTTCGTCATGGATACCTATTACGGCTTCAAGCTGCCGCGCGGCATGCACAAGGAATTTGCAGACATTATTCAGAAGATCGCCGAGGCCCAGGGAGAGGTTTCCCCGGATCAGATCATGGCGGAATTCAAGGAGAATTATATCGACAGGAAGGAGCCGTACCACTTCCGCAAATGCAAGCTGACCGACCACGAGTACGGCAGCGAATTTACGACAGTGGCCGTGGTTACTTACACGGATCACGGTGTGGAAAAGCAGTTTGAGGGCGTCGGAAACGGCCCGATTGATGCGGTGCAGCGCGGTCTCGAGGAGGAGTTAGGCATCAACATCAAGGTGCTGGATTACAGCGAGCATGCCCTGACTTCCGGTTCCGGGGCGCAGGCGGCTTCTTATATTCACGTGATGGATCAGAAGGACGGGCGCGTCACCTACGGCGTTGGCATCAGCTCCAACATCACGAGGGCTTCGCTCCGCGGCATTTTCAGCGCAGTGAACCGCCTGTTCGGTGAATAG
- the uvrA gene encoding excinuclease ABC subunit UvrA → MPKQYIKIRGANEHNLKNISVDIPRNELVVLTGLSGSGKSSLAFDTIYAEGQRRYMESLSSYARQFLGQMEKPDVENIEGLSPAISIDQKSTNRNPRSTVGTVTEIYDYMRLLYARIGIPHCPKCGREIKKQTIDQMVDQIMALPERTRIQLLAPIVRGRKGRHEKVLEQAKKSGYVRVRIDGNLFELTEEIQLEKNIKHNIEIVVDRLIVREGIEKRLADSIETVMKLSDGLMIVDVQDGEPINFSQSFSCPDCGISIEEVEPRSFSFNNPFGACPECFGLGYKMEFDEDLMIPDKSLSINQGAIVVMGWQSCATKGSFTRAILDALAEEYHFDLDTPFEEYPKAIHDVLIYGTGGKSVKVHYTGQRGTGVYDVAFEGLLENVNRRYRETFSESSKAEYESYMRITPCPACHGQRLKSSSLAVTVGDKNIYEATNMSIVKFREFLDGLKLTDMQLMIGAQILKEIRARVSFLIDVGLDYLSLSRATGTLSGGEAQRIRLATQIGSGLVGVAYILDEPSIGLHQRDNDKLLKTLMHLRDLGNSVLVVEHDEDTMRAADCIVDIGPGAGEHGGQVVAVGTAEDIMKNPASITGAYLSGRLSIPVPAERRAPTGWLTVRGAKENNLKNIDVSFPLGVMTCVTGVSGSGKSSLVNEILYKALAKKLNRARMIPGKFNKIEGVEQLDKIIAIDQSPIGRTPRSNPATYTGVFDLIRDLFASTPDAKAKGYSKGRFSFNVKGGRCEACSGDGIIKIEMHFLPDVYVPCEICGGKRYNRETLEVKYKGKSIYDVLNMTVEEALKFFENVPSIARKIETLNDVGLSYIKLGQPSTELSGGEAQRIKLATELSRRGTGKTIYILDEPTTGLHFADVHKLVEILRRLSDGGNTVIVIEHNLDVIKTADYIIDIGPEGGDRGGTVIAKGTPEEIAENPVSYTGRYVKKYLEKK, encoded by the coding sequence ATGCCGAAGCAGTATATTAAAATACGAGGTGCCAATGAGCACAATCTGAAAAATATATCCGTGGATATTCCGCGGAATGAGCTGGTGGTTTTAACCGGACTTTCCGGCTCGGGAAAGTCGTCGCTGGCTTTCGATACGATTTATGCAGAGGGGCAGAGGCGGTACATGGAGTCGCTGTCGTCCTATGCGAGACAGTTTTTGGGCCAGATGGAAAAGCCGGATGTGGAAAATATCGAGGGCCTTTCCCCGGCCATTTCCATTGACCAGAAATCCACCAACCGGAACCCGCGTTCCACCGTGGGGACGGTGACGGAAATCTATGACTATATGCGACTCCTCTATGCCAGAATCGGGATCCCGCACTGCCCGAAATGCGGCAGGGAGATTAAGAAACAGACTATTGACCAGATGGTTGATCAGATCATGGCATTGCCGGAGCGCACGAGGATCCAGCTTCTGGCTCCGATAGTCCGCGGCCGCAAGGGGCGCCATGAGAAGGTGCTGGAACAGGCGAAAAAGAGCGGCTATGTCCGTGTGCGGATCGACGGGAACCTGTTTGAGCTGACAGAAGAGATCCAGCTTGAAAAGAATATCAAGCACAACATTGAGATTGTCGTGGACCGTCTGATTGTGCGTGAGGGGATCGAGAAGCGTCTGGCGGATTCCATCGAGACGGTCATGAAGCTGTCCGACGGGCTGATGATTGTGGACGTCCAGGACGGCGAGCCCATCAATTTCAGCCAGAGCTTTTCCTGCCCGGACTGCGGGATCAGCATCGAGGAGGTGGAGCCCAGGAGCTTTTCCTTCAATAATCCCTTTGGCGCCTGCCCGGAGTGCTTTGGCCTCGGTTATAAGATGGAATTTGACGAAGACCTGATGATCCCGGACAAGTCTTTAAGCATCAACCAGGGGGCGATTGTCGTCATGGGATGGCAGTCCTGCGCCACAAAAGGGAGCTTTACCAGGGCGATTTTGGATGCCCTGGCTGAGGAATATCATTTCGATCTGGACACGCCGTTTGAGGAGTATCCGAAGGCGATCCACGATGTGCTGATTTATGGAACCGGCGGGAAGTCGGTGAAGGTGCATTATACGGGCCAGCGGGGGACTGGCGTTTACGACGTGGCTTTTGAGGGACTGCTTGAAAATGTGAACCGCAGGTACCGGGAGACGTTTTCTGAGTCCAGCAAGGCGGAGTATGAGAGCTACATGCGGATCACGCCCTGCCCGGCCTGCCATGGGCAGAGGCTTAAGAGCAGTTCTCTGGCCGTTACGGTGGGAGATAAAAATATTTATGAGGCGACGAACATGTCCATCGTCAAATTCCGAGAGTTTCTGGACGGGCTGAAGCTGACGGACATGCAGCTTATGATCGGAGCGCAGATTTTAAAGGAAATCCGTGCCCGGGTAAGCTTCCTGATCGACGTGGGACTGGATTATCTGAGCCTGTCGCGGGCCACCGGGACGCTCTCCGGCGGCGAGGCGCAGAGAATCCGCCTGGCGACGCAGATTGGCTCCGGGCTTGTTGGCGTGGCATATATTCTGGACGAGCCGAGCATCGGGCTGCACCAGAGGGACAATGACAAGCTTTTAAAGACGTTAATGCATCTGAGGGATCTCGGAAACAGTGTGCTGGTGGTGGAACATGACGAGGACACCATGCGGGCGGCCGACTGTATTGTGGACATCGGCCCCGGTGCCGGCGAACACGGCGGGCAGGTGGTAGCCGTCGGCACGGCTGAGGATATCATGAAGAACCCGGCTTCCATCACGGGAGCATATCTGAGCGGGCGGCTCAGTATCCCTGTCCCGGCGGAACGGCGCGCGCCGACAGGCTGGCTTACGGTGCGCGGGGCAAAGGAAAATAACCTGAAAAATATCGACGTTTCGTTCCCCCTCGGCGTGATGACATGCGTGACGGGAGTTTCCGGCTCGGGAAAGAGCTCGCTGGTGAATGAAATCCTCTATAAGGCGCTGGCGAAGAAGTTAAACCGTGCCAGGATGATTCCGGGAAAATTTAATAAAATCGAGGGAGTCGAACAGCTTGATAAAATCATCGCCATCGACCAGTCTCCCATCGGCAGGACGCCGCGCTCGAATCCTGCGACGTACACAGGTGTGTTTGATTTGATCCGCGATCTGTTTGCGTCGACGCCGGATGCCAAGGCCAAGGGATACAGCAAGGGCCGATTCAGCTTCAACGTCAAGGGCGGACGGTGTGAGGCGTGCAGCGGCGACGGAATTATTAAAATCGAGATGCACTTCCTGCCGGATGTGTATGTGCCCTGTGAGATCTGCGGCGGAAAACGGTACAACCGGGAGACGCTGGAGGTGAAGTATAAGGGGAAAAGCATCTATGATGTGTTAAATATGACGGTGGAAGAGGCGCTGAAATTCTTTGAGAATGTACCGTCCATTGCCAGGAAGATTGAGACGTTAAATGACGTGGGGCTTTCCTATATTAAGCTGGGGCAGCCGTCGACGGAGCTTTCCGGCGGCGAGGCGCAGCGAATCAAGCTGGCGACGGAGCTTTCCAGGCGCGGAACCGGGAAAACCATCTACATTCTCGATGAGCCGACGACAGGGCTCCATTTTGCCGACGTACACAAGCTGGTGGAAATTTTAAGGCGCCTGTCGGACGGCGGGAACACGGTAATTGTCATCGAGCACAATCTGGACGTGATTAAGACGGCGGATTATATCATCGACATTGGCCCTGAGGGCGGCGACCGCGGCGGCACGGTCATCGCCAAAGGAACGCCGGAGGAGATTGCAGAAAATCCGGTGTCCTATACAGGAAGATATGTGAAGAAATATTTGGAAAAGAAGTAA
- a CDS encoding site-specific DNA-methyltransferase, translating to MSTNISKQKREDLLNKIKEIRTFIASAPQDENTGNLLSYLSDLEKDVNGKKYGLVFEEHREEIDEVLDTHTPVLTEEEDLFIDNGEQMNFLIEGDNLASLKLLEKTHKGKIDLIYIDPPYNTGNKDFIYDDVFVDKSDSFIHSKWLSFMSARLKIARKLLAPQGALIISIGYQEVHNLNLLCQDIFFDRQNVVVTVQTSGGKPNGGFNYTQEYLMFVVPTDFSPNAMSFTGGIERSPFEGLTLSTFDKTTRPNQTYPIFIEKNTMRIVGVGKSLAERIADGSYLGEAKDFVFDFNEAPEGTVALWPISSKGADCVWRLISTRLLHDWKLGYIKVSKNKSKACPNEYSLQYLPDGVIRKIESGDLEVIGRENDLPTLKLGKNETVGSDIPTIWTEKDFFTTKGSSYVRNIFGDKRFPYPKPLEFIVELLRASTSDNSLIVDFFAGSGTTGEATMLLNKETRGNRRFILCTNNENGICREVTYERIKRVIDKEGYTASIKYYRVDYVPVSERMYYEYADELLSHIRELVELENGVNFTGNAEIGIVLTEDELDNFVTNADDFAKCKKLYMGHDLLPTEEQEQIIKAHGIEISIIPDYYYRDLQEV from the coding sequence ATGAGTACAAATATATCAAAACAAAAGCGTGAAGACTTACTGAATAAAATCAAAGAAATCCGAACCTTTATTGCTTCAGCTCCGCAGGATGAAAATACGGGCAACCTGCTTTCCTATCTTTCTGACCTTGAGAAAGATGTTAACGGCAAGAAATACGGACTTGTATTTGAGGAACATCGAGAAGAGATCGACGAAGTGCTAGACACGCATACCCCGGTATTGACTGAAGAGGAAGACCTGTTCATTGATAATGGTGAACAAATGAATTTTCTCATCGAGGGGGACAACCTTGCCTCTCTTAAATTACTTGAAAAGACACACAAGGGTAAAATTGACCTTATCTATATAGATCCGCCGTATAATACAGGAAACAAGGATTTCATTTATGATGATGTCTTTGTGGATAAATCCGATAGCTTTATTCATTCAAAATGGTTGTCATTTATGTCTGCAAGACTGAAAATTGCAAGAAAACTTCTTGCGCCACAAGGTGCACTTATCATAAGTATCGGCTATCAAGAGGTACACAATCTCAATTTGCTCTGTCAAGATATATTCTTCGATAGACAAAATGTTGTCGTTACAGTTCAGACTTCTGGGGGAAAGCCGAACGGTGGCTTTAATTATACGCAAGAGTATTTAATGTTCGTGGTTCCAACCGATTTTTCCCCTAACGCAATGAGTTTTACTGGTGGAATTGAAAGATCTCCATTTGAAGGACTAACTTTGAGTACATTTGATAAAACGACTCGTCCTAACCAAACATACCCTATTTTTATTGAAAAAAACACCATGAGAATCGTAGGGGTCGGGAAATCTCTTGCTGAGCGAATTGCCGATGGATCTTATTTAGGTGAAGCCAAAGACTTTGTGTTCGATTTCAATGAGGCACCCGAGGGAACAGTAGCTCTCTGGCCAATTAGTAGCAAAGGCGCTGATTGTGTCTGGAGACTTATTTCTACAAGGTTATTGCACGATTGGAAACTCGGATATATAAAGGTCAGTAAAAACAAGTCAAAGGCTTGTCCTAACGAATATAGTTTACAATACTTACCTGATGGTGTTATTCGGAAAATTGAATCCGGTGATTTGGAAGTGATCGGTCGTGAAAATGATCTGCCTACTCTTAAACTTGGAAAAAATGAAACCGTAGGTAGTGATATTCCAACAATTTGGACAGAAAAGGATTTCTTCACAACTAAAGGTTCATCATATGTACGAAACATATTTGGAGATAAACGTTTTCCTTACCCGAAGCCACTTGAATTCATTGTTGAGCTTTTAAGGGCATCAACATCAGATAATAGTTTAATTGTTGATTTTTTTGCTGGCTCAGGCACTACAGGAGAAGCAACAATGCTTCTCAACAAAGAAACACGTGGCAATCGCCGTTTCATCCTTTGTACCAACAATGAAAATGGCATTTGCCGAGAGGTTACTTATGAGCGTATTAAGCGAGTGATTGACAAAGAAGGGTACACCGCCAGTATTAAATACTATAGGGTAGACTATGTTCCCGTCAGTGAGCGTATGTACTATGAATATGCAGACGAATTACTTTCTCATATTCGAGAACTTGTTGAACTTGAAAACGGTGTAAATTTCACGGGTAATGCAGAAATTGGTATTGTATTGACAGAAGATGAGCTTGACAACTTTGTTACAAATGCAGATGATTTTGCAAAGTGTAAAAAGCTCTATATGGGTCACGATCTCTTACCGACGGAGGAACAGGAACAGATTATTAAGGCGCACGGAATCGAAATCAGCATTATTCCTGATTACTATTACCGTGATTTGCAGGAGGTTTGA
- the guaA gene encoding glutamine-hydrolyzing GMP synthase, with the protein MNQEKIIVLDFGGQYNQLIARRVRECNVYCEVYPYSLEIEKIKAMNPKGIIFTGGPNSVYAEESPRCTKEMFELGIPVLGICYGAQLIAHVLGGKVTTAPVSEYGHTDVHVDTGSKLFQDVSEDTVCWMSHTDYIEEVPEGFRGTGYTKVCPVAAMECPERKIYAVQFHPEVMHTKEGLKMISNFVYQVCECAGDWKMDSFVETTIQAIREKVGNGRALCALSGGVDSSVAAVMMAKAIGKQLTCVFVDHGLLRKNEGDEVESVFGPDGPYDLNFIRVNAQQRFYDKLKGVEEPEQKRKIIGEEFIRVFEEEAKKIGAVDFLVQGTIYPDVIESGLGKSAVIKSHHNVGGLPDYVDFKEIVEPLRMLFKDEVRKAGRELGIPEYLVSRQPFPGPGLGIRIIGEVTPEKVKIVQDADAIYREEIAKAGVDKDLGQYFAALTNMRSVGVMGDGRTYDYAIALRAVTTSDFMTAEAAQIPWEVLAKVTSRIVNEVKGVNRVMYDCTGKPPATIEFE; encoded by the coding sequence ATGAATCAGGAGAAAATTATTGTCTTAGACTTTGGCGGTCAGTACAATCAGCTGATTGCGAGAAGAGTAAGAGAATGCAATGTTTACTGTGAAGTGTATCCGTACAGCCTTGAAATTGAAAAGATTAAGGCGATGAACCCGAAGGGAATCATTTTTACAGGCGGACCAAACAGCGTTTACGCGGAGGAGTCTCCGAGATGTACAAAGGAAATGTTTGAGCTTGGGATCCCGGTTCTTGGGATCTGCTATGGCGCACAGCTGATTGCCCACGTTCTTGGCGGCAAGGTGACGACGGCTCCGGTCAGCGAGTACGGCCACACAGATGTGCATGTGGACACTGGCTCCAAGCTGTTCCAGGATGTTTCTGAGGATACGGTGTGCTGGATGAGCCATACGGATTATATCGAAGAAGTTCCGGAAGGATTTCGCGGAACCGGTTATACAAAGGTGTGCCCGGTTGCGGCGATGGAGTGCCCGGAACGGAAAATTTATGCGGTTCAGTTCCATCCGGAGGTGATGCATACGAAGGAAGGCCTGAAGATGATCTCCAACTTCGTATATCAGGTCTGCGAGTGTGCCGGCGACTGGAAGATGGATTCCTTCGTGGAAACAACGATTCAGGCGATCCGCGAGAAGGTAGGAAACGGCCGTGCGCTGTGTGCCCTGTCCGGCGGTGTGGATTCGTCTGTGGCGGCTGTCATGATGGCAAAGGCTATCGGCAAGCAGCTTACCTGTGTATTTGTGGATCACGGTCTCCTGAGAAAGAACGAGGGGGATGAGGTTGAGTCTGTATTCGGCCCGGACGGCCCCTATGATTTGAATTTTATCCGTGTGAATGCACAGCAGAGGTTTTATGATAAACTGAAGGGTGTGGAGGAGCCGGAGCAGAAGAGAAAGATCATCGGCGAGGAGTTCATCCGCGTGTTTGAGGAAGAGGCAAAGAAGATTGGGGCTGTGGATTTCCTTGTCCAGGGAACCATTTATCCGGATGTGATTGAGTCCGGGCTTGGAAAGTCTGCCGTGATTAAGTCCCACCACAATGTAGGCGGACTGCCTGACTATGTTGATTTTAAGGAGATTGTGGAGCCGCTTCGCATGCTGTTTAAGGATGAGGTGCGGAAGGCCGGACGGGAGCTTGGGATTCCGGAGTATCTGGTAAGCCGTCAGCCGTTCCCGGGCCCGGGCCTTGGGATCCGTATCATCGGCGAGGTGACGCCGGAGAAGGTGAAGATTGTCCAGGATGCGGATGCGATTTACCGTGAGGAGATTGCGAAGGCCGGCGTGGATAAGGACCTGGGCCAGTATTTTGCGGCCCTGACGAATATGAGATCGGTCGGCGTTATGGGCGATGGACGGACGTATGATTATGCGATTGCGCTGAGGGCCGTGACGACGTCGGATTTCATGACCGCAGAGGCGGCGCAGATTCCGTGGGAGGTACTTGCAAAAGTGACGAGCCGGATTGTGAATGAGGTGAAGGGCGTGAACCGGGTGATGTATGACTGCACGGGGAAGCCGCCGGCGACGATTGAGTTTGAATAA
- the iadA gene encoding beta-aspartyl-peptidase, whose protein sequence is MLLIKGAEVYAPEYLGKQDVLIAGGKIEKIGTDLPEYEDCQVIDGTGKIVTPGIIDRHVHVTGGGGEGSFHTQAPPVQLSKLIAGGVTTVVGLLGTDGISRSVENLVAKVKSLKEEGISAYCLCGAYGYPCPTITGDIRKDIMFVDEIIGLKLAISDHRAPNITTEELIRLGSDVRTAGMLCGKAGIITLHMGGDKRCLQPVFDALERTSIPAKTFQPTHVGRSKELQADAFKFAKMGGTFDVTCGQSMDKMKSVAATLKAAKAEGVPMDKITISSDGQGSWSNYDAAGNLTEIGVSDVDTMYRQFVYEVHEEKMPVEEALTFVTVNVAKVLELYPKKGVVREGSDADVLVMNADLSLDAVIANGNVMMNGGVICKKGTYEA, encoded by the coding sequence ATGTTGTTAATTAAGGGAGCGGAAGTCTATGCACCGGAATATCTTGGAAAGCAGGATGTTCTGATTGCAGGCGGAAAGATCGAAAAGATCGGCACGGATCTTCCGGAATATGAGGACTGCCAGGTGATTGACGGTACGGGAAAAATCGTCACGCCGGGAATTATTGACCGCCATGTCCATGTAACAGGAGGCGGCGGAGAGGGGAGTTTCCATACGCAGGCGCCGCCGGTTCAGCTTTCCAAGCTGATTGCGGGAGGTGTTACGACGGTCGTTGGTCTTCTCGGAACTGACGGGATCAGCCGGAGCGTGGAAAATCTTGTGGCGAAGGTGAAATCTCTGAAGGAAGAGGGAATTTCGGCTTACTGTCTCTGCGGCGCTTACGGGTATCCATGCCCGACGATTACGGGCGATATCCGGAAGGATATTATGTTTGTGGATGAGATTATCGGACTGAAGTTAGCGATTTCCGATCATCGGGCTCCCAATATTACGACGGAGGAGCTGATCCGCCTGGGAAGTGATGTGCGGACAGCCGGCATGCTGTGCGGAAAGGCCGGCATTATCACTCTCCATATGGGCGGGGACAAGAGGTGTCTTCAGCCGGTTTTTGATGCCCTTGAGAGAACGTCGATTCCGGCCAAGACATTCCAGCCGACGCATGTGGGACGCTCGAAGGAGCTTCAGGCAGATGCCTTTAAGTTTGCGAAGATGGGCGGCACGTTTGATGTCACCTGCGGTCAGTCCATGGACAAGATGAAGTCGGTTGCGGCGACGTTAAAGGCAGCAAAGGCGGAAGGCGTCCCGATGGACAAGATTACCATCAGTTCTGACGGACAGGGAAGCTGGTCGAACTACGACGCGGCCGGGAACCTGACGGAGATCGGCGTATCCGATGTGGATACCATGTACCGCCAGTTTGTCTATGAGGTGCATGAGGAGAAGATGCCGGTGGAAGAGGCTCTGACTTTCGTGACGGTCAATGTGGCGAAGGTGCTGGAGCTGTATCCGAAGAAGGGTGTTGTCAGGGAAGGCAGCGATGCGGATGTCCTGGTGATGAATGCGGATCTGTCGCTGGATGCGGTGATTGCTAACGGCAATGTGATGATGAACGGCGGCGTGATATGCAAAAAAGGTACTTATGAGGCATAA
- a CDS encoding helix-turn-helix transcriptional regulator has translation MKICYKKLWVLLIEKDITKAQLRKDLCLATGTMSKLNKGEDVALSVLLRICEYLDCDIGDICEAIKVNKE, from the coding sequence ATGAAAATCTGTTATAAAAAATTGTGGGTACTCCTTATTGAAAAAGACATAACAAAAGCTCAGTTGCGAAAGGATTTATGCCTTGCTACAGGAACCATGAGTAAGCTCAACAAGGGAGAAGATGTTGCACTCTCCGTACTTTTGCGTATCTGTGAGTATTTAGACTGCGATATTGGAGATATTTGTGAAGCAATAAAGGTGAATAAGGAATAA